The proteins below are encoded in one region of Mycobacterium pseudokansasii:
- the yhjD gene encoding inner membrane protein YhjD — protein sequence MSEPAEPGILDRLRARYGWFDHAVRAYTRFSERRGGFYAAGLTYYTIFALFPLLMVGFAVVGFTLSRNDRLLNMTYDRIRALVPGAFGQQLIDLVNSAIDARASVGVIGLATAAWAGLGWMSHLRVALSEMWAHPVELGNYVRNKLSDLAAMVGTFVVTMATIALTALGYLRPMAAALKWLGIPELSVLDWAFRAVSVVLSVVVSWLLFTWMIARLPRQSGRFVTSMRAGLIAAVGFELFKQVGSIYLRTVLRSPAGATFGPVLGLMVFAYVTAYLVLFSTAWAATDSAEDPRAKHVDPPGPAIIRPRIQVNEGLAARQALAAVVTGAVGALTFSRLLRRRTRGVD from the coding sequence ATGAGCGAGCCGGCCGAGCCTGGAATCCTCGATAGGCTGCGGGCCCGGTACGGGTGGTTCGACCATGCGGTGCGCGCCTACACACGGTTCAGCGAGCGCCGCGGCGGCTTCTATGCGGCAGGCCTGACCTATTACACGATCTTCGCGTTGTTCCCGTTGCTGATGGTCGGTTTCGCGGTCGTCGGGTTCACGCTGTCGCGCAATGACAGGCTGCTGAACATGACCTACGACCGGATCCGGGCACTGGTTCCGGGCGCCTTCGGTCAGCAGCTGATCGACTTGGTGAACTCGGCGATCGATGCGCGGGCGTCCGTCGGTGTGATCGGCCTGGCCACCGCGGCGTGGGCCGGGCTGGGCTGGATGTCGCATCTGCGGGTGGCGTTGAGCGAGATGTGGGCGCATCCCGTCGAGTTGGGGAACTACGTGCGTAACAAGCTCTCTGACCTGGCGGCGATGGTCGGGACGTTCGTGGTGACCATGGCCACCATTGCGCTGACCGCGCTGGGCTACTTGCGGCCGATGGCTGCGGCGTTGAAATGGCTTGGGATACCTGAGCTTTCGGTGCTCGACTGGGCTTTCCGGGCGGTTTCGGTGGTGCTGTCGGTGGTGGTGTCGTGGCTGTTGTTCACCTGGATGATCGCGCGGCTGCCGCGGCAGTCGGGGCGCTTCGTCACCTCGATGCGGGCCGGTCTGATCGCCGCGGTCGGGTTCGAGCTGTTCAAGCAGGTGGGGTCGATCTACCTGCGGACAGTCCTGCGCAGCCCGGCCGGCGCGACGTTCGGGCCGGTGCTGGGTTTGATGGTGTTCGCCTATGTCACCGCCTACCTCGTGCTGTTTTCCACCGCGTGGGCGGCCACTGACTCCGCGGAGGACCCGCGTGCCAAGCATGTCGACCCGCCCGGCCCCGCGATCATCCGGCCGCGAATACAGGTCAACGAGGGCCTTGCTGCGCGTCAGGCGCTGGCTGCGGTGGTCACCGGAGC
- the trpS gene encoding tryptophan--tRNA ligase, whose translation MSTPTGSRRIFSGVQPTSDSLHLGNALGAVTQWVTLQDDHDAFFCVVDLHAITLPQDPEALRRRTLITAAQYLALGIDPARATIFVQSHVPAHTQLAWVLGCFTGFGQASRMTQFKDKSSRQGSESTTVGLFTYPVLQAADVLAYDSDLVPVGEDQRQHLELARDIAQRFNSRFPDTFVVPDVLIPKITAKIYDLQDPTSKMSKSASTDAGLISLLDDPAVSAKKIRSAVTDSEREIRYDPDAKPGVSNLLSIQSAVTGAGIDTLVDGYAGRGYGDLKKDTAEAVVAYVSPIKARVDELTADVAELESVLQAGAERAHEVASKTVQRVYERLGFLPQRGNHLP comes from the coding sequence ATGAGCACCCCCACCGGATCCCGCCGGATTTTCTCCGGCGTGCAGCCAACGTCCGATTCGCTTCACCTGGGCAACGCCCTGGGCGCCGTCACCCAGTGGGTCACGCTGCAGGACGACCACGACGCGTTCTTCTGCGTGGTCGACCTGCACGCGATCACCCTGCCGCAGGATCCGGAGGCGCTGCGCCGCCGGACCCTGATCACGGCCGCGCAATATCTGGCGCTGGGCATCGATCCGGCGCGCGCCACCATCTTCGTGCAGAGTCATGTCCCCGCTCACACCCAGTTGGCGTGGGTGCTGGGGTGTTTCACCGGTTTCGGGCAGGCGTCGAGGATGACCCAGTTCAAGGACAAGTCGAGTCGGCAGGGCAGCGAATCCACCACCGTCGGATTGTTCACCTACCCGGTGTTGCAGGCCGCCGACGTGCTGGCATACGACAGCGACCTGGTGCCGGTGGGGGAGGACCAGCGCCAGCACCTGGAGCTGGCACGCGACATCGCGCAGCGGTTCAACAGCCGCTTCCCGGACACCTTCGTGGTTCCCGATGTGCTCATTCCCAAGATCACCGCCAAGATCTACGACCTGCAGGACCCGACTTCCAAGATGAGCAAGTCGGCCAGCACCGACGCCGGGCTGATCAGCCTGCTCGATGATCCGGCGGTGTCCGCCAAGAAGATTCGCTCGGCCGTGACCGACAGTGAACGGGAGATTCGCTACGACCCGGACGCCAAACCTGGTGTGTCGAATCTGCTCAGCATCCAGTCGGCGGTCACCGGGGCCGGCATCGACACCCTGGTCGACGGCTATGCCGGACGCGGCTACGGCGACCTGAAGAAGGACACCGCCGAGGCCGTCGTCGCCTACGTCAGCCCCATCAAGGCCCGGGTGGACGAGCTGACCGCCGACGTGGCCGAACTCGAGTCCGTGCTGCAGGCCGGAGCCGAGCGCGCCCACGAAGTCGCCAGCAAGACCGTCCAGCGGGTCTATGAAAGGCTTGGTTTCCTACCGCAACGGGGTAATCACCTGCCATGA